The following DNA comes from Peromyscus leucopus breed LL Stock chromosome 2, UCI_PerLeu_2.1, whole genome shotgun sequence.
ATGATGTATGTGCTTGAGTCTGTCTTTATGTAAGGAAAAGcagataatttcttttatttgccTTGGTGTTAAAGTCTTGCCACATGCCTATTTGGCAGACTGGTAAGAAATTATCTTTCTGTGAGTTTGTTCCTCATAAGTAATTGTAGCTGGCCTCATTTGACATTCCAGATTCAATATTATTGGTATTGAACTAAAATATTATGGAGGCCTTCTTCTCTAATACtcataggaaaattaaaatagatttccATTTTCCAATCCCTTTGAAGATATCCTTCAAAATAAGGTCTAAGGTATTGTAGAGGGATATTAACAACATCAGTGAAACTTCAGTGAAAAAAATGACAGCACATCAGTATGTCAGTCTGGAAGAACTAACAACTGACAATGTGTTACTGGCATAGAGGAAAAAGAATTTCACAGAAAATGAATCATAGAAAATTCCACTAATCTAGGGAAGGAGAATCTGGCCCACAGAACACCAAATTGacaggatcagaaaagaaattctccgtGACATAGTAATcgaaacaaaaaattataaaacgAAGACAATATATTGAAAGTTGCAAAATAGAAGGACCTACTCATATCCAAAGGCAGTCTCATCAGAATAACTGcttactgttgtggaatattattttaagatttgtttatgctgtggaacatttgttaataatgcaaagatgtgttgcattcttttatgttacatttgtttaactctgtgaagttgtgttactgtgcctgtctaaaacacctgagtggtctaataaagagatgaacagtcaatagcaaggcaggagaaaggataggcagggctgatgggcagagagaataaataggagaaatctggggagagggatggagaagtggagaagcaggaaagaggaggagaggaagactctaggggccaaccacccagctacacagtaagccatggagaaagaagtaaagaaaggtatacagaaatagagaaagataaaagcccagaggaaaagatagatgagataatttaagaaaagccggctagaaataagccaaactaaggccggcccattcataagaaagaataaacttccatgtatttacttgggagctggatcaggggagctgggtggtgggccccctaaagagccaaaagagtaaacaaaacaaaacaactacagtGAACTTTTTAAACTATGAAAGCATAAAGAGATTGGGCTTGGATTGTTCAAAATCTGAAAGAGTATAGCTCCCAGTTCAGTCTAATATATTCTGTAACACTCTAGTCATAGTTGATAGTGAAAGAAAAATCTCCTATGATAAAagcaggctaaaaaaaaaaaaaatcatgacccCTAAGCCATTCCTTCAGAGAATACTAGAAAGATCACTTCAgtataaatagaatgataaacACAACTCAGGAGACCTTATCAGATAAGTTTCTTTGTTCAGAAGATATGGTTGACTCAGAAACTCACTAGTCAATGTGCAGAAAATAAGTGTCTGGAGTTCTCAGCCAAGAATGAGACAGACACCTGTATACTCCcttccctccaaggctcaggggccACTGTGGGCAAGGTTAGGAAGGACAtaagcaaaacagtgtcttctggacacgacAAGACTGCCACattcacaaactcacagcagctgtgtttgTCTGTACAAGATCAAACCAGTGAACATTCTAGCATGGGGTGGGAAGGGACTTAGGAGTGTCAGCCCCTAACTGAGGAGCAATTTACAGTGACAGCCCCTGAGGAAAGGAAACTCccttttctttaaggatgtggcccctggtaggttgatCATGCTCTGTGGATGGTTCCATACATCATCATGGGCAGCATGAATTTGATTTGGTGAGTGATTAAAAACCAAATGCACATGAAATTGGAGAGAGTGAGGAAGTTGACATTAGATGTAAGAGGAGTTAGGGAGAAAAGTCTGGGGGTCCTTACAACCAAAATACATTGCATTCatgtatgaattttaaaattcatactaaaaactgagtttttttttattttggaatgcAAACAAACATAAAGTTAAACATATGCAAATCAGTGGGTATAATTACAAGATATAAATAGACTTAATGATAGATggtcacatgatcatctcaatgtATACTGAGAAGACCTTTGACCAAGTCCAACAGCCTTTCCTGATAAAAGTCCTGAATACAGGGACTAGAAGGAACATACTACAACTTAATTAAGGGCTATATGAGACAAATCTAAATCAAAttcaaaaaaatagaagaaagcattttctcTAAAATGAGGAGTGAGACAAGGGTATTCAGTGTTTGTGCCCTTATTCAATATAGTGATTGAATCCTTAGCTATAGCAATAGTCaagataattttctttaagtaggaaaggaagaagttgaaCTATCTCTATTTGTCTATGGCATGGTCCTACATTTAAAGGACTctaaaaattctaccaaaaaACTCTTAGACCTGacaaacactcaaaaaaaaaaaaaaatagatcacaaAATCAATATCTAAAATCAGATCAGTACTTTTCCTATACACTTATAATTGTGAACttgtaaagaaagaagaagaaaatcctgTTTATaacagctctttaaaaaaaaagtaataaatttcCCAAAGAAGATGAAAGTTTTCTACAAGGAGAACTTTcaaaagactaaagaaagaaattgaatatgATATCCAAAGGTGGAAAGACCTCCCATACTCATGGACGGTGAAAGTGAATGAAATAGTGAAAGCTTCTTACAGATTTAATGCAGTCCTCATCAAAATttctcagaaatagaaaaaaaccctaaaatttgtataaatatacaaaagacTTTGAATATCTCAAATAATCCTTAGCCAAATGAACAATGCTGTAAGTGTACAAGGAGCCATCTCAAATGATGCTGCAGTGCCATAGTAACAAAATGAACTGGAACTAAGCCCCGAACAGACTTGTGAAATAGCATAGAGAACatagaaataaatccacacagcTACAGCCCCTTGGAGAAATGATCACCTCTTCAAGACATTGCTCTGGGAAAACTAGATATCCATGTAAAGAAGAGTGAGCTTATTTCTCACACtgaacaacaacacaaaaataatcaaaatattttaaagcctttAATTTAGAACCTGAAACCTTGAAATTGCTAGAGGAAAACAGGAGAAACACTTCCAAGATACAGGCATAGATGAAAGATTTCAGAAAAGGAATCCAATAGCTCAGGAAATAATTGGGGAAAACTGACAAATGGAatcacatgaaatttaaaagattCTACACAGCAAAGGAGATAGAAGAACAGGAGGAATCCTTAACCAGCAATCCTCTGACAGGGGCCGATGTCAGATAAAGAACTCTGAAACCTAAACTCCCAAGTCATCCATTCATAGACTAAAGAGCTGGAGACTTCTGCCTGGAATACTAATGGCCAATaagtatttgaaaagaaaaaaatgtctggcATTATTAGCCTTCTAGGGAGTGCAAATAAACTCTTTGTGGTCATATAAGCCTGTGAGAAGGCTAGCTGCAAGAAGACCAAAGGCATGCTGGTCAGGATGTCAAAAGAGGAGCCCTTAATCACTGCTGGGGCAACCTCAATGAAGAGTTCCTGGGTGCTCACAGCAGAGAACCTAAGTCCACACACCTCTGAGACACTTGCATGTCTGTTTGCTGCCTTCTACTCATAAAAGCCACCACACAGATCCAGTTTAGACATTTGTACTAGGTGATGGATGaagaaaacatggtatatataccACTGAAGGAAGTGATTTAGTTGTAAAGATGAAAACTAATTTTTGTAGGAATATGGCTGGAACTAGGGATCATAGTGAGCAAAAATAAGCCAGATTGAAAAGGTAAGTATCCGATTTTCCATCACAAGCCAGAATACAGatttaaatacatgtatttcACATCATAACTGTAGGACGTGAAAACGGAAGGAGGACTATCTGGGAGAAGGGGGGGATGAGGAAGAGGGTGGGAGAAGTACAAAGGAGAGTGGACAACAGCCATGAGCAAACACATGATATATGTGTGAAGacatcataatgaaacccattgttttGCAAGCaaaccataataaataaatttaagagtgGGGTGGCGGTGGCCCGATTGGCTGGGATGCAGTGTCCATGGCTAGCAGCTGGGGTAGGGGCTTTGTCCAGCTCAGAGCAAGGCGAGGCCCTCTAGACATCCGCGCGGTGGTGGCAGAGACGCAGCGGCAGCCAGAGAGGCAGGATGGTCTCCGGGTCACGTGCCGCCAGCGGGCCTGGCGGACTGTGTAGGGCATAGGCAGGCAGGGAGATTGCAGCTTCTCAATCACAGCAGGACTCTGGTGAAAAACACATTGCACATTTATGGCGATTCCGAATTTGAGAGTCAATTTCTGCCAGGCTCAGCACAGCAATTTCCCTCACAAGTGAGTGACCTTGGGGATTCTATGTGCCATATTCAACTGCACCTTGAAGACTCTGGACACGAGGCTGTCGTCGAAAGTAACTGCAAGTATATTTCGTTTAATGACTCTGGTAAAATCAAACATCAGGTAAACAAAGGCGGAAGACAACCATCACTGTTGTCTCGCTAGTGTCTAAATGTAGGCCGGGTAGGTGAGTTCGGTatgtagctggctgtttctgaaGTCTGAAGGTATCCATCTGCAGACGCTAAGGCCCAGGTTGAATTCGAATGAATTTAAATACTCTGCCTTTCTTGGAGAAGCTTCATACAGAGTAAACAAAtcgaataaagaaaataaagaacgaCAATAGACCTTTTGGTGATCTTAATGTTTTCGCTTTTTCATCACACACGCAGGCACACTCTCATTTGCCATAATGAATCATACAGCACCAGTGGAGATCTGCTATGACAACATGCGTTTTCTGATAACTCACAACCCCACCAATGCTACGATGCACAAGTTCACAGAGGAACTTAAGAACTATGGAGTGACAACCCTGGTCAGAGTTTGCGATGCCACGTATGATAAAGCTCTAGTTGAAAACCGTGGCATCCGCGTTCTAGACCTGCCCTACAACGACGGAGCCCCACCCCCTGATAACATAGTGGATGACTGGCTGCACCTGTTAAAAAGCAATTTCCGTGAGGAGCCAGGTTCCTGTGTGGCAGTGCACTGTATGGCAGGGCTGGGAAGGGCTCCTGTGCTGGTGGCACTGGCTTTGATCGAATGCGGAATGAAGAACGAAGACGCAGTTCACTTTATCCGACAGAAACGAAGGGGCGCGTTCAACACTAAGCAGCTGCTTTTCTTGGGGCAGTATCAACCCAAGATGCGGACCAGGTCACGGTTGCGCTTTAGGGATTCCCCGGTGCACTGCTGCATTCAGTAGGATACAAGCCAAGGCTTTCTCCACTGTGGCTTTGAGATGGAACCCTTAGCACCTGGAATGCAGTTCTGGAATCTTTCCTGTGTCATCAATGAGTAATGGATTCAACGAACTGGTGCCGAAGCCAACAATGGAGAAATCCCTCTATAAAgtgaataaattaagaaaagaaataaaattagaaggaaaaaaactaaCTCGTTCCAGAGCAACAGCAAAGAAAACCTGGACCCTGAGTCTGGCTCCTAGAAGCACTCCCACAATCTGCCATGCTGTGACACCCCCGAAGGCTGGCAACAGTGAGGTTACCTAATCTTGAGCTCTCGTCCTCCACAACTGCCACCTAAATAAATCTCTTGATAAATTACCTAGCCTCAGGCATTTTATTATAACTGAAAAAGGGGCTGATACATTTGCCAACTCACatttactaaaattttattttgtatttcaacTGATATATCAGCTGGGGATATCCTCAGGGCTAAGTACAATACCTATAGCTTATTAAAcgactgaagtgtgtgtgtgtgtgtgtgtgtgtgtgtgtgtgtgttgaacaaaTAAGTCATGACTTGCTGTTGATATATTGCTCTGTTGTCCTGAGAAACATCTTGCATGTGTTAACCTTAAGAAAGCTACCATTTAGTTTCTAAAGATATTAAAATACTGATTATTGGCTGGAAAATGTATATGGAAAATGGAGGTAAAGTCCCTCCAAGTTGTTAGAGGAAACTTGTGTTTTAAAGGAAGTGAGTGACTCACAGTACATCCTAAGCAGAGACAGAACACTCGGGACCACAGTGTACCGAAGTCTGCACTGCTGGTAAAATACGTTTTCATTTTCCTGACGTCTTACTTTAATACTTTATGAGAATTAAATTGCTTTGTGTCTACCTAAAACAATTCCTCAATTATACCTACTCCTAAAGAGCTGCTTCCTCATGCAGatagaaataaatatactttaCCTCTCAAAACCATAATTGGGCCCTCTCTCATGCTGCTGCTACCCTGCAGGCTGCAGGGCAGAGAGCTCCCACTGTTTCTGTGAGGAGCAGCCAGCGGGAGCTATTACAAGCTCATTTCTCTCCTAATTGGTAACCACATGGCCAAGAACCAGCCCTGCAAGACTGCTGGGAGAGTCACTTCTGAACCCCAGGTAGAAGCTGATAACCATGCCCTGTTGGCATGGGATTGCTCATAAGAAGAGTGACATCAAGGTTCTCCACTTCCCAAATCCCTAACTTGGCCTAGGTCTGCCATTCCTCAACACTGCCTCCTCTTTGGACCATAGGCAGGTGGGCAGTTGAGAGACCAGATGAGGTCGTGACAGGGCTCGTAGTCATCATGACTATGGAATGCCTTCACCATTGGCAGCAGCTGCTTTGGAGCCAGCCTTTATGTCGGCTCCATTCTAAACTCAAACTGAAGCATTTACAGTGGTCTTTTTGTTTCCCTTACTACCCCCTAGACAGTCAGGAATCTTCCAAGAGCTCCTGCTGGTTCAACCTTTTAAAGCTGGACAGAAGATGTTATATTAAAGAAGAATGAATAACCTGTATATCCTTTTCTTATTcccgattttagtggaaatgctttgagtttttccttGATTAGTATGCTTTGGTTGTGGGCTTGCTGTATGTTACATTTGATATGTTGACATACATCCACCATATTCCTAGATTCTCCAGGATaattatcatgaagggatgttggattttgtgcGTTTAATGAGATGATCCTGTGGGTTTTATCTTTAAGTTTGTTGATGTGGTCAGCTACATTTACTGATTTATGTATGGTGAATTACCCCTGCATTTCTTGGATGAAGCTGAGTTAATTGCAGTGGATACCCTTATAGTGGGAATTTCCTTCtctcatgaccttgggctatttGGCCTGATAGAGGTGGTGCTTCTTATCTGCCTACAATATGTGACTgcttaaaagggaggagaaaagggctCACGCTTTCTTGGGTGGTGAAGACCAGATTAGGTGGCATGAAGCAGTGTGTGATCAttccccagctttccaaggactctgcaactgaATTTACCTTATCCGGTATCAGTGAGTCTTTTTTCCCAAAGAATCccctaatttatatatatatatatatatatatatacatatatatatatatatatatatatatatatatatatatatacaccattGAGGTTCTTGTTACATACCCTTCTATTGTATTCTTGAATTTAgtctgcaagtattttattgagaagtgTTGCGTCTATGTTCAGCAGAGATTGActtataattttcttatttttgttgttgtttaatctttgtttagttttgataTTGTGGTAATAGTGACttcacaaaaaaaatcttaaagcttttcttcttttctgttttacagaataATTTGAAGAGAACTGGTGTTAGTtcttgtagaattctgtgctgtaCCCATAGGTTCCAGTGCTTTTTGTaattgggagatttttaattactgttcCTATCTCACTGGATATTATGGATCTATTCAAATTATTTACCCATCTTGATTTCATTTGGGTAGGTCATATATAACTAAAAAACAACCATTTATTTTAGGTGTTACAGTTTAATAGAATATAAACTAATATATCCTTATAAgcctctgaatttcctcagtataTGTTGTAATCTTTCAGTTTTaatctctgattttatttattttggttctctCTTTTTGTGGTTAAGCTAAAGATTTTCCAGTCCTgttattcttttcaaaaaaaaccaactctttatttcattgcttgtattttttttttttttcatttctattttggtTATCTCCTTTCATCTACTCTTTTTGGGtttttgctgtgggacggtctgtatgtcaaattgctctgattggtcaataaataaaacactgattggccagtggccaggcaggaagtaggtgggacaaggagagaggggaattctgggaagcggaaggctgaggcggggagacactgccagctgccgccatgaccagcaacatgtgaagacaccggtaagccaccagccacgtggcaaggtatagatttatggaaatgaattaatttaagctataagaacagttagcaagaagcctgccacggccatacagtttgtaagcaatataagtctctgtgtttacttggttgggtctgagcggctgtgggactggtgggtgacaaagatttgtcctgactgtgggcaaggcaggaaaactctagctacaggttttgtttgttcttgtttttccaaagtcTTCAGGAGTAGTTGGACTTTCCTTTGGCCTGCcaagctcacaaataatgacacagagacttgttattaattatgaaagctcaacctTAGCTTGggcttttccccaactagctcttctAACTCGAATTTACTTGTTTCTACTAATTTATATTCTGCCACATGGttcagttacctctcctctgcACCGTGTGTACAACTACTTCAGTGTCTTGCTGACATCTCTTGCACATCTAGATTCATCCCAAGTTCCTCTTTTTGCCCGAAAGTCCCGCCTAGTCTCTCTGGTCTAGCTATtagccactcagctctttattaaaccaaccagagtgacatatcttcacacagtgaacAAATATTTTGCAACATTTATGTGTATCATTAAGTTGTTAATATGAGatctcttgggttcttttttttaatgcagacGTGTAGTTCTAGAAACTGACCTCTTAGGAATGCTTCTATTGTGTCCCATGGGTTTTAATatgttgtaattttattttcatccacttctaggaattttaatttttccttaaaattccTCTCTGACACAATTTTCATTCAGtgttttgttgtttagttttcatgAGTCTGTCTAGTTACTGACATatctattgctttatttttttgtggtcaGATAGAGTGCAGACTGTTATTTCAACTTTTTAAGAATTGTTAAGAGTGCATTTATGCCCTAATatatggttgattttagagaaaattccatCAACTTCTgagaaaatgtgtatttttttagtgttttggtGAAATAATCTGTAACTATCTGTTAGACCTTACAAATTTGTGATGCAATTTAACTcaaaaatttctttgtttttgtttgaggaaCCTGTCTAGTCAATGAGACAGGTGAAAGTGGTGTATTGAAGCCATTCATTTATCACTGTGCTGGTTTGAATTGTGGTTCTAGatctagtaatgtttcttttaggaAATTAGGTGCCCCTGTGTTTGGttcataaatgtttataattgtAACAGCCTGTTGATGGGTTTGTCTTTTATTGAGTATGAATatcctttcccatctcttcttACAGAATTTTGGGTTAAAAACCTATTTGGTCATATATTAAGTCATACTTGCTTGtttctttattccatttactTGGATACCTTTCAAAAATCCTTTTCATCTAAAGTGATATCCATTCTTAATGGTGAAGTGGGTTTCATGTCAagaagatggatcctgttttctaatctaaTCTGCTAGTTTGTGTCTTCTTATTGAGGAATTAAGACCATTAATATTGGGAGCTATTTTTGAACAATGTTTATTAATTCTTGTTACCTTGTGCCATAGTTAATAGACTTCTTTCGACCAACTGGTCTGGAattgtttgctttttctcttgTGCCCGCTTGGATGCATTTAATCTCTTCAGACAGGAGTATTACTTTTTGTACCCTTCATGGAGCTTAGTAGACATAAATTTCTTAAATCCATTTATATCATGGTAAGTTTTCCTATCCTTTAATTATGGCTGACAATTTGCCTGTTATCTTTTGTCTTTCGAACACTGTAGAAAGACCTTTCtggtgtaagacaaattgctaaatggtcttattaataaaaaaaaaaacatggagccagatattggggaaaattctgaaagatcagagagacagaataagccacagccaacctcacctggccaacttctcagctgatcctgtttcctcagactgaaagcctctgagtccttactggaatggatttcagctgaactgctgctaaacagcctctagttcctggtcctcatgccttatatacctttctgcttcctgccatcacctcctgggataaaaggtatgtgtccttcccaagcaaagacatgagatctcaagtgctgggattgaaggtgtgtgccaccatctttggctctgtttccaatgtagccttgaactcacagagatgagttCCGGGGGTTCCCCAATTCCAACTTTTTTTCAAAGTTCAGTCTTGAGACATAAATTGatgatccatctggatctctgtctcctaagtgataggattaaaggtgtgtgccaccactgtctggcctctatggctaatcTAAGtagttgttctgttctctgaccccagataagttttgttatggtacacaatatattggggacacactatatcaccacattctggctttcacagtctccattgagaagtcaggtgttattctgatgggcctgTCTTTAAATATAACTTGGTCATTCTCTCTTCTCACTTTCaatatctttgttgttgttgttctgtacatttagtgggGTTTTGTTGATggtgtttctttttgtctttaaattttattttatgcttatgaatgtttgtctgtgtgtatgtatgtatacaacatgCATGTCTGATACCtgttgaggtcagaagaaggccatagatcctctggaactggaattccaaGTGGTTATAAGACACCAGGTggctgctggaaattgaactcaggtcctctgcaagagcaagaaattctcctaaccactgagccccacatttagtgttttgattatcatgtgATATGACGAGTTTCTTCTCAGGTCCTGTCAACTTGGTGTTCGTTATGTCTTTTAACCCAtgataggcatctctttcttaTGAGTTAGGATATTTTCTTCTacgattttattgaaaatattttctgtgtttttgacctgggtctcttctttttcttctataccTATGAGTCACAAATTTGGTCTTCCAGAGTCATTGTCTTTTCTGTTCCTCATTGtacatttttagatttaatatgtGATCCAGTTCCTCTACCTTATCTTAGATATTGATATTCTCTCTTCTACTCGATCCTGTTTATTAGGTGAGGCTTTCCCCTTTGCTTACCTTCGACTTCCTGAGTTCTTGTAttcaagttttatttcagtttaactTTTCTTCAGAGATTCTACCTCTTTATTGAATTATATATTGAATTGTTTTCACTATTTCATTCCAATGCTTACAATTTTGCAGTTCCCATTCAAGCATTTCTTTGATTTCCTTGAACATATCTGTAATTATTCTTCAGAAATCTTTGTCTTGAGCATCAGGTATGTTGTTTTTCTCAAGGAACATTATTATGGAGTGATAAATTCAGGAGGAAACATATTGTCTTGGTTATTAatgttttttgtggttttgtgatGGATATTTGACATCTGGAATTATGTTGTTGTTGGTATTTCTTGGTATAAATCTTAGAGCTATCATTGCTAAgatgaaaaaccatgaccaaaagccacttggggagaaaaaggcttatttggcttatacttccacatcatagtccataagtgaaggaagtcaggacagaa
Coding sequences within:
- the LOC114710228 gene encoding protein tyrosine phosphatase type IVA 2-like, with the translated sequence MNHTAPVEICYDNMRFLITHNPTNATMHKFTEELKNYGVTTLVRVCDATYDKALVENRGIRVLDLPYNDGAPPPDNIVDDWLHLLKSNFREEPGSCVAVHCMAGLGRAPVLVALALIECGMKNEDAVHFIRQKRRGAFNTKQLLFLGQYQPKMRTRSRLRFRDSPVHCCIQ